The following proteins are encoded in a genomic region of Bubalus kerabau isolate K-KA32 ecotype Philippines breed swamp buffalo chromosome 15, PCC_UOA_SB_1v2, whole genome shotgun sequence:
- the B3GNT6 gene encoding acetylgalactosaminyl-O-glycosyl-glycoprotein beta-1,3-N-acetylglucosaminyltransferase has translation MAFPCRKFLKPKILTCLLAGLSFSILHHWFLGDPRFQQKQRSDGSLQVTHVAPAATSLSSPGPPCVANASANATADFEKLPARIQDFLRYRHCRHFPLLWDAPAKCMGSRGPFLLLAVKSAPANFERRELIRRTWGQERSYGGRPVRRLFLLGTPAPEDAERAEQLAELAALEAREHGDVLQWAFTDTFLNLTLKQVHLLDWLEARCPHARFLLSGDDDVFVHTANVLRFLEAKSPDRHLFAGQLMSGSVPIRESWSKYFVPPQLFPGSVYPVYCSGGGFLLSRHTAQALHQAARHIPLFPIDDAYMGMCLQRVGLKPSGHEGIRPFGVQLPGARQSSFDPCMYRELLLVHRFAPYEMLLMWKALHSPGLSCHRGHRVS, from the coding sequence ATGGCTTTTCCCTGCCGCAAGTTCCTGAAACCCAAGATCCTGACCTGCCTTCTAGCAGGTTTGAGTTTCTCAATCCTGCATCACTGGTTCCTTGGAGACCCCAGGTTTCAACAGAAGCAGAGGTCGGATGGGTCCCTGCAGGTGACCCACGTGGCCCCTGCTGCCACGTCTCTGTCCAGCCCAGGGCCTCCGTGCGTGGCCAACGCCTCAGCGAACGCCACGGCCGACTTCGAGAAGCTGCCTGCGCGCATCCAAGACTTCCTGCGGTACCGCCACTGCCGCCACTTCCCGCTGCTCTGGGACGCGCCGGCCAAGTGTATGGGCAGCCGCGGGCCCTTCCTGCTGCTGGCCGTGAAGTCGGCGCCGGCCAACTTCGAGCGGCGCGAGCTCATCCGCCGCACGTGGGGGCAGGAGCGCAGCTACGGCGGGCGGCCGGTGCGCCGCCTCTTCCTGCTGGGCACCCCCGCACCCGAGGACGCGGAGCGCGCAGAGCAGCTGGCGGAGCTGGCCGCTCTGGAGGCGCGCGAGCACGGCGACGTGCTGCAGTGGGCCTTCACCGACACCTTCCTCAACCTCACGCTCAAGCAAGTGCACCTGCTCGACTGGCTGGAGGCCCGCTGCCCGCACGCGCGCTTCCTTCTCAGCGGCGACGACGACGTCTTCGTGCACACGGCCAACGTGCTCCGCTTCCTGGAGGCAAAGTCGCCCGACCGCCACCTCTTCGCCGGGCAGCTCATGAGCGGCTCCGTGCCCATCCGCGAGAGCTGGAGCAAGTACTTCGTGCCCCCGCAGCTCTTCCCCGGGTCGGTCTACCCGGTGTACTGCAGCGGCGGCGGCTTCCTCCTGTCCCGCCACACAGCCCAGGCCCTGCACCAGGCAGCCCGCCACATCCCGCTCTTCCCCATCGACGACGCCTACATGGGCATGTGTCTGCAGCGCGTCGGCCTGAAGCCCAGTGGCCACGAGGGCATCCGGCCTTTCGGCGTGCAGCTGCCCGGCGCCCGGCAGTCCTCCTTCGACCCCTGCATGTACCGCGAGCTGCTGCTGGTGCACCGCTTCGCGCCCTATGAGATGCTGCTCATGTGGAAGGCGCTGCACAGCCCAGGGCTGAGCTGTCACCGGGGGCACAGGGTCTCTTGA